The Candidatus Defluviibacterium haderslevense DNA window TTCCATTTTTCAAATTTGATTTGATCAATGTAGAATCCTTATAATACAATCCATTAAGAAATATTGAATCTCCTTTGCAAATATTGAATTCAATTGTATTTTCTGCTACTTTTGGAAAATACTTCACGATGACTTGATGAACACTATCACAACCATAAATATTCTGATATATTGTACTTAATGATGTATCTGAATTCAACCAATTCCCATTCAATGTGAAAGAATCACCATAGCATAGATTCCATGTCTCTGTACTTGTCATAGACTCTTGATAATCTGATATTTCGATTGTAGTGATAGAATCGCATCCATTTACAGAAGTGAGCGTTTCAGTAAATACGATAGGCTTTAAATAATACTTATCATTATAAAATATGCTGTCATTAGTGCACTTCTTTATTATCAAACTAGAAGTATAAGTAGGAAGCACTTCAATGTGATGAATAATTAGTGAATCACATCCTGATGGTGTGGTCCAATGATCTTCTAGATCTCTACTTTCTGAAATTCTTTCAAAGCCTGTTGCAGTAGTAATATTCAGCGTATCACCATTACACAAATTATAATTAAGATGTTTAGGTGTTATTTCTGACTTAATCCTGATGCTAAAAATTACGATTGAATCACAACTATTATGTGAATTTAAGGTATCATAAATAATCGTATCTTCATGATACCATTTGTCTAATATAATAACTGAATCAGCATAACATCGTTCAATAATTATATCATTCACTTTGGCATTCTTACTGAACACAATATTCACTACCTGCAATGAATCATAACATCCCGATGTAGACTGAAATAATTGTTCCAGCTTGGTATCACTAAATATTATTCTATTAAAAATAATTGCTGTATCTCCCAGACAATATTCTAGCTTTAGTGAGTTAGTATCAACACCATATTGATGTATACTAATGTCTACGATGGAATCACACAATAAATGACTTACATACTTTAATTGAAAACTGGTATCCCGCTTCAACCAGATATTATCTATCATAATAGAATCATTAGGACATAGTGTATATTCTTGGGTACTACTGTATATTGGAGCTACTTTAATACATATACTTATCAATGAATCACAGAATCGAGGATATGATAGCATAAGATTAAAGCAAGTATCTGATTGGAGATTATTCATTGCAAAACTATCTGTAGTAATTCGTTGATTATCTATATATACTTCTGTACTGTTAGTAATGAATTTAAACTGCGCATTAGCTCCCTCGCAAACAAGTGTGTCGATAACACTCCACGATAGCTGTGTTAGGCAATTACATCGTTGTACTTCCACCTTAACAGTATCCGTCTTCATCCCACAGTCCGTGGGATACGATGCAGCTATTCTATACTTACCAGCTTTAGCATAATATACGTCCAATGTATCGCCTGATTGTCTCACTATAGATCCACCACCGATTATACTCCATTGTGCTGTAGGATGTGGGCATGGATCGGTAATGATATATCTTACTGTAGTATCTTGACAAAATGTATTGGGACCTTGCACATACACTTTATATGGAAATTGGAATCCTGAAGCAAAGAGAGGTGCGCCAAGACTAGACTTTGATCCTAATGGAAATGCGAAATAATTAAAATCACATGCACTTCCTATAAGATTAGGTTTATTAATAACATGCAGAAAATCGGATTTTGATCCCCAATTAGTAATATAGATCTTTCCATCCTTACCAAGAATTGGTGAACCAATATTCGCTTGTGTTGCAGCAATTTCTTGTATACTATTTCTAATTAACGAACTATCATGTATACTTACTTCCATTTGGTATAGATCATATCCATTTCTCAATCGGTGACCAGTATAATAAATTTTAGAATTATTCGGTGAGAATTCAGCAGAATACAAATCATTGTATTTATCTTCTTGATCTATTAATGTAATACCATCATAGATTTCTCCTGTTGCATTATTAAAGCGATGCAATTCTGCAGTTGAATATAATTGTCCTCCAGTTGTAATCTCCAGTAATAATCTGCCATCATGACTTGGTTTTAGCCAGCCAATATTTTCTTGATCATACGTGAGCAAATGATTAACTTTTCCGGAGTAGGATATAACAGGACTATTGACTGTCAATCCTGTATCAGAAAGTACCCATGAATGAAATGCCTCATCTGTTGACCTGAGGCCCAATACCCACCAATCTCTGCCATTACAATGTCTAATTCCAGTAATTTTCTCTGAGCTCGTTTTCATTAATAATTGGCTAAGACTTACAACTTTTCCATGTTGTAGGTTTGCATTCACATTAATTATAGTATAATATAAATTAAAAATTGTGTCATTAATAATTCCATATTGTGCTTGGGGATGAAAAACATAATAAATAGAATCATTCCCTGGTTGAGGAAGTATCAGAAACATTGAAGAACTTCCTCCTCCTTTAAGAATTATAGTCGCTAGTTTCTCATGATACTTATTAAAAATAAAAGTTCCATTACTGTATAATAATAAATCACCAGCCTTATCACAAATGCTTGCATTAACTTCTGAAGTATTATCTGCGAATCCTGTAAAGACAATAGGGGTGTCATTAATCCATTTAATTCCGTTTCTACCTAGATACCATATATCTGCTTCATGACCAGAAAGACAATAATTATCATTTGATTTAACACTATTCTTTCGATCATCAACAACAGATACTCTTGTTAATGTACTATTAGGAATAGGATAAATTGAATCGAGGATAGAATCATTTCCATAATCTATAAAAAGTCTTTGTGATTCTGCTGGATTAACCTCTGTTGAATTCTGTTTAATATAAAAATGAGCTGGAATATCAAATAAATACATAATGCATAAGAGTGTCCATAGTATAGCTATTCCATCGGCAATTATTGTATTCGGTTTTAACAAAAGAATTCTATCAATTTTTTTATTCACATTAATTCATAATTTAACTCACGGAAAGATCTGTAATTTAGTTATTTAAACATTTGAATTTATTAATATGACCCTTTGAGTATGGAAAGTGTATCGCCAAAGTTAAATTATTTTAGCGAATAAAGAGAATGTTTTTTAGCTTTACAAAATCAACTGTTTAAATACAGTGGATTTATTTAATAAGCAGGTCACTTCTCACTATTGTTCACTTATTAAATATCCTTAATATGTTTCGGTTCATTTTTCTACTTGTTTCTCTATTTTATTTCTCTAATTCTGTGCAATCACAGTGTATGATAGAAGGTCCATCATCTCCTTGTAAAGGCGGCGAAACCATTTATATGCTTAATTACAATTCTGGGACTGGGGATACATTAGTGTCCTCATCATGGACCTTAATTCCTACCCTCGGCACGATTACTATTGCATCAAAAAACAAAGTCCTCATTTCTTGGAATTCAGATGGGAGTACCCTACTCCAAGTAAGATTCATTACAAGCCTTGGGGATACTTTTACTTGCGAAAAGACTATCATGGTCCATTCTCCTCATGAATTTGAAGTTTTTACATCTTTAATTAGAATTTGCAAGCAACAATCAAAAGAGAATTTCGAATATTGCATAAATGATATGCTTTTCTTTTATACTGATTCAATGTCTGGATATATTTATAAATGGTATGTAGACAATTCAATGCTATCCAGCATTATACATCAAACAGAATTGATCCAATTCAATACATCAGGTCTTCATATTCTAAAATTAATTGCTGAAGATTCAATTAATGGATGTTCATTTACCAAAGAATTTAATATAAGGGTTTATGACCCTCCTATACCAAAGATTGAAGTGGATTCATCTAATAATTCTAATGACAGTATTAATATTTGCAGGGATCAAAAGTTAAGATTTCTTAATAAGACTGTTCCCAAAGATGATAATATATATACTTGGGAAATCTTTGATTCTAATAATGTGAATATCTATTCTTTAGAGATGAGTACACCTGAAGATTTTTATTATTTATTTCATTCACAAGGTAATTTTTCTGTAAGATTGACGGCAAGATCATGCTGGGGATGCTCCGCTACTACAAACTTTTTTGTAATAGTTAATGATCTACCTATAGTAAATATCTTCTGTCCATCAGTTGTTTGTCAAGATTCTATTAAAGAAGTATTATATGAAGCCATCGACTCTTGTAGTAATTACCATTGGACCGTAATTGGAAGCAGTGATTACAGAGCTAGTGGAAATAAACTTTGGGTTAAATGGGGTACATATCCCACAGGAGGTTTTGGTAAGATTAAATTGAAAACAACTGGTTGTAATGCACAAGTATGTGATGGTGAAACCATTGTAGAAGTGCCTATACTTCCTACTATTACTACAATAAATGGGGATAGATCAATGTGTACTAACAAAGGAGTGAGTCCTCATTCTGTGCCTATGTGGCCAGGAGCTTCTTATACATGGTCTATCAGCCCATCTAATAATCCTGATTTATTTATCAAGCAAGGTGAACATTCCAATAGAGTATTCATCGAACGCGATGGATTCACTGGAAGTTTTATTCTTAAAGTTAAGGTAGAACACCCCTTAGCGGATTGTAGCTTTGAAATAGAAGATACTATTTATGTTCACTACATTAGTCTTGAGAGTGATACAATTTGTCCAGGAACCAGTCCTCAATTTGAATTCAATTCTCATGGAGAATCCTTCGTTTCTGCAAGATGGTCATTTAACTTTTATAAAACCAATATTTATAATTCCAATCAAGTTACTATCCCAAGCGGTAGTACATTGAGCCCTGGAAATAAAAAATTAGAGGTTACCGTTAAGTTTGCTAACGGAGATAGCTGCACGACTTCTGTTAACATAAAAGTTTTAAACCTTGTGTTTGTTGATAAACCTAAAGGTCCAATTTTAGTGTGCTTAGATTCTATTTATTCTTACAATGTCCCAACAACTATAGGTATAAGAGAATGGAATATTATTGGTGGAACCATTTTGAATATATCATCTAATACTTTCAAAGTAAATGTTAAATGGACTTTATCGGGTAAGAATAATAAATATTTAATGGTAAGAAACAAAATTAACGATTGTTATTCACCTTGGGATACAATTATAGTAAGTGATTATGATTCAGATGTTGCAATTATTTCAGGTAATCCAACTCCTTGTGATGATAGTGAAGAACTCTATTCTATATCTGGTCTTGCTGAAGGAAAAAAATTCCAATGGTTAATTACTCCCCCTATAGGAAATATATTGGCATCGTTCAGGGAAGGCACAATAATATATTGGCCAAATATTTTAGTAGATACCATTGTAATACTTCAATATAGAGATAGCAGTTGTGGATTACATATCTACGAATATCCCATTAAAGTAAAGAAAAAGAACCCTCTAGGCATATCCAATGGTGCCGTTTGCGCTGAACAATTTATAGAATTCAGTGTGAATGCTAAGGCAATGAAATACATCTGGGATTTTGGAGATGAAAATGATACTATACAAACGGATACTAACGTAGTAAAATATAGATTTGAAAGTAAGGGATATTACAATATTAGTGTAAAACTTATTGACCCAATGGTGTGTGTCATTGGAAATTTTGCAAGAAAATTAATTGAAGTTTTACCTACTATCCAACCACACTTTCATGCATTCGACAGTGCTACAGGTGGATTTATAAACTGCTTAACGGATACGAATGTGGTCATACGTTTTGAAGCAAATGTAATCAACCAACCCAATCTCAAGTATCGATGGTTCATTAATGAAATAGAACAAACCAATGATACAACCAAAACACTCATCAGAACTCATCCCACAAATTATGACTTCCGGACATCGAAAGTGAAGCTATATATAGATGGATTGATATGTTCTGATACTGCATCCTTGCTACTACCTATCTGTACACCCATAATGGGATGCACTGCAATAGACATAGTTCAAATTACTGAAGTAGATACAATCGATTGTACTCAAAGAAATGTGAGCGGTGAATTTCTACAAGAATATGATGAATTTATAAATGATACTGTAAAAATACCAAAAGGAAATGGTCAATTTACCACCAAAATAAGAAAAGGATACTGGATGTTTCAAGATAAAACGAATGAAAGGTTTGATATACTTATTAAACCACATTTAATTGATCGTCCTCACAATTATAAAGGAGCTGGTTATTGGAACATTGATTTAGTAGGTAATGCACGAGATCAATCCGACACTACCAAAATATGTCGTCAGACAGATACTAGAGTTGTTTATATTCCTTACACAATAGACTTCATCCATACTTTCACATGCTCTGACTCAGGATATCATATTATGCTTAAATCATTAATAAGTTATCAAGATAATATGAGTCCTACACAATTTAAATACATAATCGATGGTGTGGAATATATAAGCACCAATGGAATCGAAGAATTACCAATTCACGAAGGCACACAGGACATATGCCTTGAGGTTACATATGATAGTGCAACAGTCTGTTCTAAATGTATTACGATTACTCCACCAGCAGAACTATTAGCTCCAACAATAAAAACCTCAGATACATTATGTGTTAATACCTTGATAGAATTCGATATTGAAGATGCTGATTTTACGAATGACATTGTAGATTATTTGTGGATATTTGACAATACTGATACTTCAAGAATACGTAGACCTCAAAAAAGTTTTAATGGGATAAGACAATATAAAGTTCAATTATTTGTAACGAATAGATGGGGATGTTCAAATTCAGTTATTGATTCAATCTTTTTTGTAGCGAATAATCTAACAGGAACAATAACCGTTGATTCCATGCCTTGTGCATCACAGAAGCATTTGTCATTTGTAAAGTTAACAGGTCGAGAACCTCTTAGCTATTTATGGAATACCAATGACACCATCCAAGATATATATGTAAATAAGAGTGGCGACTATCAAATAATTGTCACTGATCCATATGGGTGTAATATAGAAATAAAAAAATCGATTGAACTCACAGAATCTTTTTTAGGAGAACTTGCAGGTCCACAATCTATCTGTGCCAATGATATTAATCCTAGCTTCTCCTTCATTGGCAATACTTCATTGTATGATTATACATTAACTGAAAAATTACTACCCAATGGCTCTGACACAACTCGCACATTAAGTGGCACTAATGATCTCTATAAATTTATAATTAACCTAACAAATAAATCTGGAACCTATAAACTCACCATCAAAGCAAAAAATAAAAATTCACAAACCATTTGTGATAGCATAGTTCAAAATTTAGAAATATTTGGAGTGCAGAAACCAGAGATAGTAGATTCATTTTACTCTTGCAGACCATTTTTGTATCTTCTAAAAGAGAATACAGACAAGCAAATTGATTGGTATAATCTTATTGATTCAGAGTTATTCACTATTGGTAAAGGCTCAAATATCAATGTTAAAAGTGGTGGTGCATTTGTTGGAATATATTCCAATGAAAATGGTTGTACAGAATCTGACACTATCCTTTTAGAAGAACAATTAGATCTTCGAACTTTTATAAGTGGATGCTATGATGTTTGTGATACTGTTTTGGAGAAAGGGCACGTTTATATTCCTATGTTAGATGACAATAGAATTTATAAATCATGGAAATATGTTCATGCAGATAGCAATAATATTATAAAACAAGGCACAGATAGTAAAGTAGATAGTTTTCTACTGCAACAAAGACACGAAGGAAAAATGTACTTAGTTGCTGAAGATTATAATGGATGCATAGATTCATCTGATTTATTATGTTTAACCATATTAGAATGCCTACCCGCCGTTGATTGTGATACATTTACTATGACATGCCCTCATTTAGCCTTTACTAAGGATTCTTTTGACTGTACTAATATGATGGGTTATTATGAAGTCAATGGAGAGATAGTTGTAGGTGGAGATTATGATCTTTGTACTCCAAATCCATTGGACATTAAAAATTTTATATGGGTAGTTCAACCAACACTAACGCGAACAGGAAATATTATTCGGATTGAAGGTGGAGTATTAAAAATGCATGTCGATTCTTGTACTGGCCTCATCGATATTTATGTGCGACTTTGTAAAAATGGATCTGAATGCAGAAAACTATTAGAGCATTATGACTTAGAATGTTTTAACAATACTTGTGGGTTACTATCAGTAGTAACTACACCACAGACCATGTCAACGACTAGAATTCAAGCGTATGGCTACATTGACAATACAGCTAATTGTGGATCAACTTACAATTATATAAAAGTTGTATTGTTAAAAGAAGATTGTCAACAGCAAATTGAACAAAAATTTGTTCAAAAAACAGATTTCAACAAGTTTAATGTATATTTTGATGTTCCAAATGATAGCCTTAGAAATTGTTATTGTCTAAGAGTCAGTTTGTGTTCTAATCAAAATAATTGTCTATCATCATGTGATATACCTGACGTTTGCAATGGGTCCAGCCAACTGAAATCTAGTGGTGGATCTAATGGTACAAATATGGATATAGATTGTGATGGTACCACAATGAATGGGATTATAAATTATACGTTTGATGCCTCATATGATGACAATCAATATGGTATATTCATGGATAGTGTTTATATTTTCAACAATGAAAGCACTCAGCATTATTGTAATGAAGGAGATTGCAGCGGTAGTTTTTCTGCTGATTCTACTGTCACTACTATTAATACTAGATTCATGATTAGATTTCCTGATTATCCAAATGCAACTTTAGCCATTGATACAACTTACAGTCTACCAAATTGTAATTCTTCACATTTAAAAAGTGTCGGCAAAAACAAATTTGAGAAAACGGATCCTTTGTTTACTTTAAACAATTCAATTCTAAATGAATCAGTAGAAATTTTAAGTGTCGTTCCAAATCCTGCTAAAGACTTCTTTAGGATTAATTATTACTTAACTGATCAATTAGCAGAATACAAGTTTAGAATTCTAGATTTCAAAGGAAATCTGATTGAAGAATTAGCATGCAATCGGAATTCTTCATTTTTAGATATGACAATTACTAATTACCCATCAGGATTATATTTTGTTTCACTTGTCAAAAATGGTGCGATAAGAAAAGCTCAAAGGTTAATTATTATTAAATAAATATTGTTATACAATCTATTTATAGAACTGCTCAGAAATATAATTTTTCTGAGCAGTTCCTATTATTATTATTATTATTCAGAATCTGTACATAATTAAATATACTAGACAAGGTGTTTGTCCTGTTTAAAATTAAATCTATGTGGTTGAATTAATGGAATCTAAACTTAATTAACTTAAAATTATATCAATTATTTTCTATTTTATCAAAAAACCCGAACGCCTTTCGACATTCGCCGATGGGTGAACTCTTGTTAAAACAGAAAATAAGAAGTGTTATTACTAATCAAAATGAGTCGTGATGATCATGTTTATCGCATTACAAACGTGAGCCTTCATGCAGCATTGAGCAGTATAAATCTGCTAAATCCAGTCTAGTAACTGGACACACTCTAATTGAAGGGGTTTTAATTTAAACTGGGCTATTGTTGCTAAATCATTGTTTCAAAAAATTGGGCAATAATCAGTAAGTTAAATTTATTTCATTTTTATTACCTTTGATTCTGATGCTTGGCATATTGCTTCGTTTATCCAACTTTCGGATACAATGCTAATATGTTATGCGCAAAAATTTGAAAAATGGAATTTATAACTAATAATAATCCGTGGATCATTGGGTATCCTATACATGAATCATATTCCCTATT harbors:
- a CDS encoding T9SS type B sorting domain-containing protein — protein: MNKKIDRILLLKPNTIIADGIAILWTLLCIMYLFDIPAHFYIKQNSTEVNPAESQRLFIDYGNDSILDSIYPIPNSTLTRVSVVDDRKNSVKSNDNYCLSGHEADIWYLGRNGIKWINDTPIVFTGFADNTSEVNASICDKAGDLLLYSNGTFIFNKYHEKLATIILKGGGSSSMFLILPQPGNDSIYYVFHPQAQYGIINDTIFNLYYTIINVNANLQHGKVVSLSQLLMKTSSEKITGIRHCNGRDWWVLGLRSTDEAFHSWVLSDTGLTVNSPVISYSGKVNHLLTYDQENIGWLKPSHDGRLLLEITTGGQLYSTAELHRFNNATGEIYDGITLIDQEDKYNDLYSAEFSPNNSKIYYTGHRLRNGYDLYQMEVSIHDSSLIRNSIQEIAATQANIGSPILGKDGKIYITNWGSKSDFLHVINKPNLIGSACDFNYFAFPLGSKSSLGAPLFASGFQFPYKVYVQGPNTFCQDTTVRYIITDPCPHPTAQWSIIGGGSIVRQSGDTLDVYYAKAGKYRIAASYPTDCGMKTDTVKVEVQRCNCLTQLSWSVIDTLVCEGANAQFKFITNSTEVYIDNQRITTDSFAMNNLQSDTCFNLMLSYPRFCDSLISICIKVAPIYSSTQEYTLCPNDSIMIDNIWLKRDTSFQLKYVSHLLCDSIVDISIHQYGVDTNSLKLEYCLGDTAIIFNRIIFSDTKLEQLFQSTSGCYDSLQVVNIVFSKNAKVNDIIIERCYADSVIILDKWYHEDTIIYDTLNSHNSCDSIVIFSIRIKSEITPKHLNYNLCNGDTLNITTATGFERISESRDLEDHWTTPSGCDSLIIHHIEVLPTYTSSLIIKKCTNDSIFYNDKYYLKPIVFTETLTSVNGCDSITTIEISDYQESMTSTETWNLCYGDSFTLNGNWLNSDTSLSTIYQNIYGCDSVHQVIVKYFPKVAENTIEFNICKGDSIFLNGLYYKDSTLIKSNLKNGNGCDSIVNIIIAVFPESSRSSEQHFICPGDSILIDNKYYNDTIQLVKRMQDRNGCDSIHTISISVLSGPQPQSEVLHFCKGDSIYLNSQWYKVPENIMIRKSTTGACDSIFNYTLVVYPEINIDLIPELTIEKGMTFVLDPGSISGDLKYNWHPSDDLSCSDCRNPVLTSNSSMTYYLEIIDSHGCITIDSIVINVFDQNEDRIFFPSIFSPNGDNTNDVWQPIPSNQGIKLMKLDIFDRWGQRVYHWTHDISHSSIPAWNGTVNGREMLPSIYVFQLFWADRKGEHQKVGEFTLLR